One part of the Pelecanus crispus isolate bPelCri1 chromosome 20, bPelCri1.pri, whole genome shotgun sequence genome encodes these proteins:
- the PLPP2 gene encoding phospholipid phosphatase 2 isoform X1 has translation MERRKGFVVLDVLCLAVASLPFVILTLVNSPYKRGFYCNDDSIRYPYKADTITHGLMAGVTITCTVTIISLGEAYLVYTERLYSKSEFNNYLAALYKVVGTFLFGGAISQSLTDLAKYMIGRLRPNFLAVCNPDWSRVNCSIYVQLENVCQGDSKNITESRLSFYSGHSSFGMYCMMFLALYLQARLVGKCTRLLRPTIQFFLIAFAIFVGYTRVSDYKHHWSDVLAGLLQGALIAVLIVRYVSDFFKHRPPQQCNTKDPEHKPSLPLTMSDSERNHYSYRSGS, from the exons ATGGAGCGCAGGAAGGGCTTCGTGGTGCTCGACGTGCTCTGCCTGGCGGTCG CGTCTCTGCCTTTCGTCATCCTGACGCTGGTGAACTCCCCGTACAAGCGGGGCTTCTACTGCAATGACGACTCCATCCGCTACCCCTACAAGGCGGACACCATCACCCATGGCCTCATGGCTGGGGTCACCATCACCTGCACCGTTACCATT ATCTCGTTAGGGGAGGCGTACCTGGTCTACACGGAGCGCCTCTACTCCAAATCGGAGTTCAACAACTACCTGGCCGCCCTCTACAAGGTGGTGGGGACCTTCCTCTTCGGGGGGGCCATCAGCCAGTCCCTGACCGACCTGGCCAAATACATGATCGGCCGTCTCCGGCCGAACTTCCTAGCCGTCTGCAATCCCGACTGGTCCAGGGTGAACTGCTCCATCTATGTGCAGCTGGAGAATGTCTGCCAGGGGGACAGCAAGAATATCACCGAGTCCAG GCTGTCCTTCTATTCTGGGCACTCCTCCTTCGGGATGTACTGCATGATGTTCCTGGCG ctCTACCTGCAAGCCCGGCTGGTGGGGAAGTGCACCCGGCTGCTGCGCCCCACCATCCAGTTCTTCCTCATCGCCTTCGCCATCTTCGTGGGCTACACCAGGGTGTCCGACTACAAGCACCACTGGAGCGATGTGCTGGCGGGGCTGCTCCAAGGGGCTCTCATCGCCGTCCTCATC GTCCGCTACGTCTCTGACTTCTTCAAGCACCGTCCCCCGCAGCAGTGCAACACGAAGGACCCGGAGCACAAGCCCAGCTTGCCGCTCACCATGAGCGACTCCGAGCGCAATCACTACAGCTACCGGAGCGGCTCGTGA
- the PLPP2 gene encoding phospholipid phosphatase 2 isoform X2 produces the protein MAGVTITCTVTIISLGEAYLVYTERLYSKSEFNNYLAALYKVVGTFLFGGAISQSLTDLAKYMIGRLRPNFLAVCNPDWSRVNCSIYVQLENVCQGDSKNITESRLSFYSGHSSFGMYCMMFLALYLQARLVGKCTRLLRPTIQFFLIAFAIFVGYTRVSDYKHHWSDVLAGLLQGALIAVLIVRYVSDFFKHRPPQQCNTKDPEHKPSLPLTMSDSERNHYSYRSGS, from the exons ATGGCTGGGGTCACCATCACCTGCACCGTTACCATT ATCTCGTTAGGGGAGGCGTACCTGGTCTACACGGAGCGCCTCTACTCCAAATCGGAGTTCAACAACTACCTGGCCGCCCTCTACAAGGTGGTGGGGACCTTCCTCTTCGGGGGGGCCATCAGCCAGTCCCTGACCGACCTGGCCAAATACATGATCGGCCGTCTCCGGCCGAACTTCCTAGCCGTCTGCAATCCCGACTGGTCCAGGGTGAACTGCTCCATCTATGTGCAGCTGGAGAATGTCTGCCAGGGGGACAGCAAGAATATCACCGAGTCCAG GCTGTCCTTCTATTCTGGGCACTCCTCCTTCGGGATGTACTGCATGATGTTCCTGGCG ctCTACCTGCAAGCCCGGCTGGTGGGGAAGTGCACCCGGCTGCTGCGCCCCACCATCCAGTTCTTCCTCATCGCCTTCGCCATCTTCGTGGGCTACACCAGGGTGTCCGACTACAAGCACCACTGGAGCGATGTGCTGGCGGGGCTGCTCCAAGGGGCTCTCATCGCCGTCCTCATC GTCCGCTACGTCTCTGACTTCTTCAAGCACCGTCCCCCGCAGCAGTGCAACACGAAGGACCCGGAGCACAAGCCCAGCTTGCCGCTCACCATGAGCGACTCCGAGCGCAATCACTACAGCTACCGGAGCGGCTCGTGA